One Phoenix dactylifera cultivar Barhee BC4 unplaced genomic scaffold, palm_55x_up_171113_PBpolish2nd_filt_p 000298F, whole genome shotgun sequence DNA window includes the following coding sequences:
- the LOC103706426 gene encoding cytokinin riboside 5'-monophosphate phosphoribohydrolase LOG1-like, which produces MEAQGQARVAISSRRSASRFRRVCVFCGSSPGNKASYQLAAIQLGNELVERNIDLVYGGGSAGLMGHVSQAVYNGGCHVLGVIPRTLMPREITGETVGEVRAVSGMHQRKAEMARQADAFIALPGGYGTLEELLEVITWAQLGIHEKPVGLLNVDGYYNALLSFIDKAVDEGFITPAARHIIVSAQTALELLSKLEEYVPRHEGVAPKLKWEMEQLGHSRKPDIAR; this is translated from the exons ATGGAAGCCCAGGGACAAGCAAGGGTGGCGATAAGCTCAAGGAGATCAGCCTCGCGGTTCAGACGAGTGTGTGTGTTCTGTGGGAGTAGCCCCGGGAACAAGGCCAGCTACCAGCTCGCAGCCATTCAGCTTGGCAATGAATTG GTCGAGAGGAACATAGATTTGGTCTATGGTGGAGGGAGTGCTGGTCTCATGGGTCATGTCTCACAAGCCGTTTATAACGGTGGCTGCCATGTCTTAGG GGTAATTCCCAGGACTCTAATGCCAAGAGAG ataaCAGGAGAGACAGTAGGAGAGGTGAGAGCTGTCTCGGGCATGCACCAAAGGAAGGCCGAGATGGCACGGCAAGCTGATGCTTTCATTGCGCTCCCTG GTGGGTACGGAACCTTAGAAGAACTCCTTGAGGTGATCACTTGGGCTCAGCTGGGGATCCATGAGAAGCCG GTGGGTTTGTTGAATGTCGATGGGTACTACAACGCCCTACTATCTTTTATTGACAAGGCTGTTGACGAAGGATTCATCACACCCGCTGCTCGTCACATTATTGTCTCTGCACAAACTGCCCTTGAACTATTATCGAAACTTGAG GAATATGTGCCCAGGCATGAAGGGGTTGCACCCAAGCTCAAGTGGGAGATGGAGCAATTAGGCCACTCTCGCAAGCCAGACATTGCCCGCTAA
- the LOC103706354 gene encoding uncharacterized protein LOC103706354 has product MENEVEDRELLTLKSQLNETNITWKQELERHQSQVETLQEKLLEVKANIQCSEDEVNKELEFLWRRVKTTTTLLTYLKSKAKIISVPHLAYASCGIKHQEGVGFIDKHGIPLSGWSKDIDLSSFESSDEEMHLAGTIDLGSVDANDRAYIGNILKLVHVVTDVMESLVKRVIMAENEAATEKEQVKFGLEEIKKKTLQIESLSAKVEEMEKFAVSTNSVLNEMRQKVEDMVQETSRQRQRAAENEQELCRLKQDFESLRSYVSSLISVRETLLSSEKQFQTIEKLFDRLIAKTTHLENEKMQKEAEVQKLMEENVSLRALLDKKEAQLLAMNEQCKFMALNNSSI; this is encoded by the exons ATGGAGAATGAAGTTGAGGATAGGGAGTTGTTGACCCTGAAGAGTCAGCTCAATGAGACAAACATCACTTGGAAGCAGGAGTTGGAGAGGCATCAATCTCAAGTTGAAACTTTACAAGAAAAACTTTTGGAGGTTAAGGCTAACATCCAATGTTCTGAGGATGAAGTGAACAAAGAGTTAGAATTTCTTTGGCGCAGAGTCAAAACTACCACAACATTGCTGACCTACTTGAAATCAAAGGCGAAAATTATTTCTGTTCCTCATTTAGCCTATGCTTCATGTGGGATTAAACATCAAGAGGGGGTAGGGTTTATTGACAAGCATGGCATACCATTATCTGGTTGGTCTAAGGATATTgatctttcttcttttgaaaGTTCAGACGAGGAGATGCATTTGGCAGGTACCATTGACCTCGGATCTGTTGATGCTAATGACAGAGCCTATATTGGCAACATATTGAAGTTAGTTCATGTTGTAACGGATGTTATGGAATCTCTTGTTAAGAGGGTTATAATGGCAGAAAATGAAGCTGCTACTGAAAAAGAACAAGTGAAGTTTGGTTTGgaagaaattaaaaagaaaacactCCAAATTGAGAGCCTGTCGGCAAAAGTTGAAGAGATGGAGAAGTTTGCAGTGAGTACAAATAGTGTTTTGAATGAAATGCGGCAGAAGGTTGAAGATATGGTGCAAGAAACATCTAGACAAAGACAACGGGCTGCAGAAAATGAACAGGAGCTTTGTCGTTTGAAGCAGGATTTTGAGTCACTGAGATCCTATGTTAGCAGTCTCATCAGTGTTAGAGAAACCCTTCTTTCATCAGAGAAGCAATTTCAGACAATTGAGAAACTTTTTGACAG GCTAATTGCCAAGACCACTCATCTGGAGAATGAGAAGATGCAGAAAGAGGCTGAAGTTCAGAAGCTCATGGAGGAGAATGTTAGTCTGAGAGCTTTGTTGGACAAGAAGGAGGCACAATTGCTGGCCATGAATGAACAGTGCAAGTTCATGGCATTGAATAATTCTAGCATATAG